The Sphingomonas bisphenolicum genomic interval CCCGGTCGTGGCCTTAATCCGTGCTCGCGATGCCGACCAAGCGGTGGAGATTGCCAATGACAGCCAATACGGGCTTTCTGCGGCTATCTTCACACGCGATATCGCAAAGGGGTTGATGCTCGCGAAGAGGATCAAATCAGGCATCTGTCATATCAATGGGCCCACGGTTCATGACGAGCCGCAGATGCCTTTCGGGGGTACCGGAGCGTCTGGCTATGGCCGGTTCGGAGGCAAACAGGGGATCGATAGTTTTACTGAAACTCGCTGGATTACAGTTGAAACCCTGCCAGGACAGTTTCCGATTTAAACCAAGTCTAATCAAACTTACCAGTTGGGAATTAAAACAATGGATTTCACCACATATATAGATGCATTCAATTCCGGGGATTACGTTAATCTCGTGGATCAATGGTTTACGGAGGATGTGGTCTGGGAGGATGGCGGTCAAACGGTGACGGGCCGCGATGAATGGTTGAATTTGTTCCATTTCCTTCGAAATGGTATCCGTGAGATATTTCGGCCTATCACAGGCTTTGATGGCCCGTCGGGTCATTTTCGTGAGATCGACATGGATTTTCATGCACTAAAGTCGCGGCCAGACTTTCCGTTTGGACCGTTGGCGCCAGGCGACATGATGACGGTGAAGTTCTTTATCATATATGAGTGTGAAGGTAATCGGATTCGTCGCCTGAAAGCAGCGACTTGGCCTGTCAACTATGGAACGAGTAAATTACCGCGCTTGGGCGCTCACGTTACTCAGCGAGCCGCGTTTCAGGCTTTCCAAGCAGCGCTGGCCCATGAGCATGGCGCAAATGCAAGGCAGTATCTTGCCGCTCAATTGCAAATGGGCAGCACCGGTGGGACGCGTTCCAGTTCGCATGAAGACGCGATTGGCTCGCTTAGAGAGGCTGGCGTGGCCACGGCGACGTTGAAGGACGCGAGGGAC includes:
- a CDS encoding nuclear transport factor 2 family protein, giving the protein MDFTTYIDAFNSGDYVNLVDQWFTEDVVWEDGGQTVTGRDEWLNLFHFLRNGIREIFRPITGFDGPSGHFREIDMDFHALKSRPDFPFGPLAPGDMMTVKFFIIYECEGNRIRRLKAATWPVNYGTSKLPRLGAHVTQRAAFQAFQAALAHEHGANARQYLAAQLQMGSTGGTRSSSHEDAIGSLREAGVATATLKDARDDELLLDAGGRLMRLGLQNGLISQFELV